The Anoplopoma fimbria isolate UVic2021 breed Golden Eagle Sablefish chromosome 10, Afim_UVic_2022, whole genome shotgun sequence sequence TACAAACTGAACAACTGAAAGGTTTCTCTCCCGTGTGGACCAGCAAGTGTTGTCTCAGAGCTCCTTTTAGTGCGAAACCTTCACTACAAACTGAACAACTGAAAggtttctcccctgtgtggACCAGCAAGTGTTGTCTTAGAGCTCCTTTTAGTGTGAAACCTTTACTGCAAATTGAACAACTGAAAggtttctcccctgtgtggACCAGCAAGTGTTGTCTTAGAGCTCCTTTTAGTGTGAAACCTTTACTACAAACTGAACAACTGAAAGGTTTCTCCTGAGAATGGATTCTCAGGTGTTCTCCTAAATAGCCTCCAGTGTGTTTCTTCAGATGTCCCTTGTTGCAAAAGCTTCTAGCACATTCAGAGGAGCTGATTGATGAGTTTTCCGTATTACAGTCGATATGACTTACTTTTACTTCATTGTTTTGCAGAGGGTTTAAATCTGACTGAGGTTCCTGAGTCTCCTCCCAATCACTACTGTCATCAGTCTCAGGTTCAGAAGAGTCTACAGTCTTCTCATCAGTATCTGGTTCTGGATGTCTATCTGGATCTGAGttcctgtctggttctggtcctccacagtcctcttCATCAGCTTCTGTTTTCAtctgttcagtttgtctttgatgaagctgtgaggactgagcttcctcttcatcttcttctctcttcagaGGAGTGAATGAGAACTTGGTATCAGACTCCTCCAGTccttgaagctgctctccctcctgactggtccagagttcctcctgttcctctttaatgtgtgggggctctgggtcctcctggtccagactggagctccaTTCCTGCTGCTCAGGTAGAACCTCTTCTTTAACCACTGTAAACTTCTTGAGGTTTGCAGGAAAtactgaaaaaagacaaacacgtTGTGTAAATGTATCACATACTCATAGTTTTGTGTACTTCTCCGAATCCCGGCTCTGAATCGGAACTGGTTCTAAATTATTAAGAACCCAGGACATTCTTAACCaacaacctacaacacacagcccccttcccccaacttgtccctctcaaataaccaggtgagaaaagaactgaagagaataaaggtgagaaaagccacgggtccggacggcatcagctcaaggctcctcaggtcctgcgcagaccagctgtgcaggatagtggagcacgtcTTCAACTCGAggttgaagctggggagggtaccacagctatggaagacgtcctgtgTGGTACCAGTCCCGAAGACCCCGGgggggactaataaaggattatcttatcttatcttataaatcaagagagaagtagagtcattttctcataaatcagctcttttaaatcacttcttaaaacccatttttacagactggcttaTATGTGATGTCATCGGTTTATtggtatattttattattgattatattatttaattttaccaaattattaaaaacaaatatatttattcttagTTTGTTAGAATgcaaaagcagaatattttgatACACATGAATTCACCCCGTCATAACCCAGATTCTCTAAAACATTAATCACTTTCACTATCGTGgaacatttaacaacaaaacgCCATCTTGTCTGTCATTAATGTCAGCAGAAGATCtttttaaagtgacaaaaatgtCTTACTTTGTCACTCTAAGAAGTCTTTACTGTAACGTTCACAATATGGGCACACTCTTTTTAGTGGCAGCTGCTTTGAACAGAATAAACAACCATTCAGGGGAAGTTGACCCACAATGAACTGATGTCAACATGAACTTTAAACTCAACATGAACTTCTTCTGCTACTTTTACACAGTCTACAGTGTAAACAGAGTGAACACTGAGAGAAGGAGTGAACACACCTGCTCTTTGAATCCGGACTTCAGGGTTGAAAACAGCGTCCAGGAGTTTCCGTTGTCGCTCGTTCTCCTCTTTAGAACGAGAAAGTTCCTCCTCGTGCTCTGCTATCGTTCTTTCAAACAGCTCAAATAtctcttcagcagctgcagtgagtCGCTGGTTGACTAAAGATCTCAGTATTTGTGCTTTagacatgttttaaacaattacaaaacaCGTTCCAACACACGTTTGTCAGATAAGTGGTTGTTGATTTCAAGCtagcaagctaagctaacttcCTGCTAGGATCGTAGTCTATCTGGAGATTCAGATTCCTGTTTGTGTTAGATAAAGGGTTTAAAAGAGAGGAACGTCGGTAAAGTCTCGAGGCATCTTCAGCGAGGCGCCATCTTGTTCTAGCAGCAAGTACTTCCGGGTCCTGTTGgtaaccttcaaaataaaacgtctGTGTGTCTTAATGAAACCgaatcagctttattgtctttattcaTGTCAATGCacttacacagaaatagacagaCAGCTAACAGGTTTCTTTGTATACATGAGGAGGGTTATGGGTCTGgccaaaaaatataaagaagacATGTTGAGCCCTTAGGAGCCAGCTGGCAGCCTTGGGTCCTCAGGTTGGGCCCTTCTGGCTGCTCAAAACTCGAGTCTAAAAACTAAAGGTGACCGTGCTTCTGCCATCAGGACCCCTTGGCTTTGAGGAGAAAAGTCTATCAGAcataatctcttttaaatcacttctttaaacacatttttagagACTCGATCTTATCATTGATggtattatttaatttgactaaaTGATTTTAAGAATTTATTTCATTCTTAGTTTGTTCTTACTGAACTGATTGGTTTTTACTTTCATCTATTTGACCTTAGTTAGTTCTGCTTTGTTGGACCTCTCTGTTgagatttctgttgttttacagccttgttttttttaataaaaatattattataggTGTATATGATAGTATATATAgaaattaaattcatttttatttatattgcccagtataaaaaataaacactttacaatctgtacaacatacaACCTCCTCTCTCCCCAAAACAACACTTTAACATGGGAAAAAAACGAAGAAACCTcagggagagcaacagaggtgTACAgtgcatgtgtacagaatgaacatttaaactataacatataaaaaatgtacaggtTATTGCACAGCATTGTTCCTGACACTATGTGACTGGTAAATGGGATCTCAAAATCATGAAAACAGCCTGTAGGGTTGGTCCGTTTAATTTACAGGTTATTTGTATCCAAGTGGATTATAATCAGAAATATACTTTAGTATCTCACAAATCATTAGAACACATGTTAGTGCTGCATAGGAAGACATggtaaaggaaagaaaacatatatatcCCGACATGATTGAACAGACGCTCACTAAATAGATTTATTTGGTGACAGAGTCTGGGATGAAAGAAAAAtctctttgtttgctttgtaaTGTTTCATGTGAGAACTTCTGCTCTTGTCTGACTTAATAGATGATACAGTTAATAGATGATACAGTTAATATATGATACAAGTTAACGTGTATTATTTAGCCATAGTAAACTGTTTATACTCATGTTTTGAATGCTTCATAAAGGACTTATAGCTGTTACAAAGATAGAAATACAGATGTCCTTAAATTAAATACATCCATATCATAGTTTGGTATAATGTGTtagaaacatatatttattgtttaattactGCTTGTAAAAGCTTAAGACGGGAGATAAAATCAGGTGTTAGGAAACTTTGAGGTGGTTGAAGTTTGATGTGGATTGTTTGAATgttagagagtgtgtgtgtgtgtgtgtgtgtgtgtgtgtgtgtgtgtgtgtgtgtgtgtgtgtgtgtgtgtgtgtgtgtgtgtgtgtgtgtgtgtgtgtgtgtgtgtgtgtgtgtgtgtgtgtgtgtgtgtgtgtgttgtgtgtcctcAGTGGAGTGTATCAGTCTCTGCAGTAgcttccagctgcagcagtcagTTCAGTTTCTGTTCACTCTGACTgagggaggtttttgtacgacgctttttcactgtgtgaacacatgctgACTGTTGATAGAGTGATAACTCTGACAATAGTAAACTGCTGCATCTACAGCCTGAACTCCACTGATGGTCAGAGTGAAGTCAACTCCATTCCCTGCTCCACTTCCACTGAATTTGGACGAGACTTCGGAAAGTCTGTCTGATGTTCTGTAGATCAGAAGTTTAGGAGCTTCTCCCGTTTTCTGCTGGTACCAGGCCAGGAAGTATTGTGAACCAGAATACTGAACAACCGTCGGACTGGCTTTACAGTCAATAGAAACAGTTTGACCCGGCTGCACTGATTTGGCCGCTGGCTGAGTCAAGACAACGTTTTGTCCAACAGACcctgaggagagagaagaaacactGGACATGAGATGGTGAGGTGAAACTCAGCTACTCTCAAAAGATGTTCACATGACAGAGAAATGATCTTCCTCACCCTGAGTGAAGCAGAGGAGAGTCCAGATGAGGACGGAgatcaaagtcatgtttttgatGAGGAGGATTTCTGCGTCTTCTGTTGTGATGAaggacagctgtcagtcatccaGTGTCCAACTCTCAGGACTATAAACTCTCCCAGAGCACTGGAGGATGGTGCTGCTGATGCAAAGTGGCTCTCTATGGAAATGCTCTGACTGACTCCAACAGGGACTTATGGATCCCTCTGATGATGCTGTTTATCAATGGATCAAGTGATCATTTATATGTGGATTTGCTTTGATGGCTGCAGAAAGATTTTCTTTCAGAGCGTcttgtgtctgttttcatttaatattaaagAGATCAATTTTACTTTCagacaaatttaaaaatatttctacaATAATGTCGTTAATTACGTACAATTGTGttgctgtttgaaaaaacataaataaaatgttattactataaaaacaggaaatgctcATGTTGAGTTTGTTGTGTTCAAAGTCAGAGAGCCGTGTCTCTACAGTGAGAGGTTTTTGTACGGCGACTCAATCAGTTTGTATCACTGTGGTGGACGTTTGGTGGAGGAACCAGACTGGATGTTGGAAGTAAGTTTCTgctcaaatatttattattgtatcaTCTGTTAtagttttaatttatgtttctgATCATTGTAGTAGATTTGATTATTAATTGGACTgatctaaattattttatagaCTGAATGTTAttgttcttttctcctctttaacCTTGAAGTTAAAGTCAAGCAGCTTTACTGAACttctctttaaacatttttaaaaattttggTGTTTAACTCTCGGTTTTAAGTAGTTTGAAGtttagttaaaatagttttaaacagTGAGAATGAAGAGAAAAACGTAAAAAATGCTGCTAAATCTCTGATCGTATGTCTCTGATTGTCTTTTACATTAGTTTGAGAGTTTTCTGAGGCTTTTGGTTTTTCAAGTCGTAGATTTTGGTCGTCAATTATTAACAATAGTTCTGATCTGAACTTTATCACTGCTGAGGGCTTTAGAGagtaagtctttttttttttagcaggaCTTCTAAGAAtgttttatacacatatatactgtattttattaacCGACAACTATTTTTCcaattttgaaatgtaaaatttgatatcatacattattttatattttattatacaatAAGATAATATTTAGTATTTCCAGTTCAGTTTGATGCATATCAGGTCATATGAGGACTCTTTCTGTGCTGATATGCATGAGAGGCTTCTTAAAGGGAAGTGAAacaatgtgtgagtgagtgactggtggagcagaaaaaaacatctgacagaAACTCCTTAAAGGAGAAAATCAACTCTCTCACAGTAAAGGTGTCCAAGTGTCTGGTGGTTGATGCACAGCTGTGTGGTCCCTGTCCTCTAAGCTGATTGGTGTCTCCTAGGTGATGCCCGTCCCACCCTGACGGTGCTGCCCCCCTccagtgaggagctgcagcaggggaAGGCCACGCTCATGTGCCTGGCCAACAA is a genomic window containing:
- the LOC129096867 gene encoding gastrula zinc finger protein XlCGF57.1-like; this translates as MSKAQILRSLVNQRLTAAAEEIFELFERTIAEHEEELSRSKEENERQRKLLDAVFNPEVRIQRAVFPANLKKFTVVKEEVLPEQQEWSSSLDQEDPEPPHIKEEQEELWTSQEGEQLQGLEESDTKFSFTPLKREEDEEEAQSSQLHQRQTEQMKTEADEEDCGGPEPDRNSDPDRHPEPDTDEKTVDSSEPETDDSSDWEETQEPQSDLNPLQNNEVKVSHIDCNTENSSISSSECARSFCNKGHLKKHTGGYLGEHLRIHSQEKPFSCSVCSKGFTLKGALRQHLLVHTGEKPFSCSICSKGFTLKGALRQHLLVHTGEKPFSCSVCSEGFALKGALRQHLLVHTGEKPFSCSVCSKGFTQKGSLRQHLLVHTGEKPFSCSVCSMVFTQKGHLRQHLLVHTGEKPFSCSVCSKGFTQKGSLRQHLLVHTGEKPFSCSVCSMVFTQKGHLRQHLLVHTGEKPFSCSVCSKGFALKGALRQHLFVHTGEKPFSCSVCSKGFSQKVALRQHLLVHTGEKPFSCSVCSKDFARNTNLRQHLLVHTGEKPFSCSVCSKSFTQKTHLRQHSLVHAGEKPFSCVV